One region of Thermoanaerobaculia bacterium genomic DNA includes:
- the atpD gene encoding F0F1 ATP synthase subunit beta encodes MNVGTVVRIVGPVVDVKFPEDKLPEIYSAILIEDTKAEPPIRVIAEVAQHLGESIVRCIALHPTDGMVRGMDALDTGKGITTPVGKETLGRVLNVVGDPVDLLGEVKGSERWPIHREPPSLDEQSTQTEMFETGIKVIDLLEPYTRGGKTGLFGGAGVGKTVLIMELINNVALKHGGYSVFSGVGERTREGNDLWLEMQEAGVIAAEKDKDGEIIRDEKGRIKLQPGKSKVALIYGQMTEPPGARLRVGLTGLTVAEYFRDAEGQDVLLFIDNIFRFVQAGSEVSALLGRMPSAVGYQPNLSTEMGELQERITTTKKGSITSVQAIYVPADDITDPAPATTFAHLDATTVLSRQIAELAIYPAVDPLASTSKILDPRIIGDEHYMVARRVQEILQRYKDLQDIIAILGMEELSEDDKITVARARKIQRFLSQPFHVAEQFTGMAGKYVKLEDTIKGFKAIVEGQHDDLPEQAFYMVGTIEEAVEKARRLADEAA; translated from the coding sequence ATGAATGTTGGTACTGTCGTACGAATTGTTGGCCCCGTAGTCGACGTGAAGTTTCCTGAGGACAAACTTCCGGAAATCTATTCAGCTATTCTGATTGAAGATACCAAAGCAGAACCTCCCATCCGGGTCATCGCCGAGGTCGCTCAACATCTCGGGGAAAGTATTGTGCGATGTATCGCCCTTCACCCGACGGATGGAATGGTGCGAGGCATGGATGCCCTGGATACCGGAAAGGGCATCACAACCCCCGTTGGGAAGGAAACCCTCGGGCGGGTGCTGAACGTTGTCGGTGACCCCGTTGATCTTCTCGGTGAAGTGAAAGGTTCCGAACGCTGGCCCATTCATCGGGAGCCCCCCTCTCTGGATGAACAATCGACCCAGACAGAGATGTTTGAAACCGGTATCAAGGTTATTGATCTCCTCGAGCCCTACACCCGGGGTGGAAAGACCGGACTCTTTGGGGGAGCCGGAGTTGGCAAAACCGTTCTCATTATGGAGCTGATCAACAACGTTGCCTTAAAGCACGGCGGCTACTCCGTCTTTTCAGGCGTAGGGGAGCGGACCCGTGAAGGAAACGACCTCTGGCTCGAGATGCAGGAAGCGGGCGTTATCGCCGCAGAGAAGGATAAGGACGGGGAAATCATCCGTGATGAAAAGGGCAGAATCAAGCTTCAGCCCGGAAAATCCAAGGTCGCTCTGATCTATGGCCAGATGACCGAACCCCCGGGCGCCCGTCTGCGGGTTGGTCTCACGGGGCTTACCGTTGCGGAATACTTTCGTGATGCTGAGGGACAGGACGTACTGCTGTTTATTGATAATATCTTTCGTTTCGTTCAGGCCGGATCCGAAGTGTCCGCCCTGCTTGGCCGTATGCCCTCGGCCGTAGGGTACCAGCCGAACCTTTCCACTGAAATGGGTGAACTGCAGGAGCGGATCACGACTACAAAAAAAGGTTCGATTACGTCGGTTCAGGCCATCTACGTTCCCGCGGACGATATTACCGACCCTGCGCCGGCCACGACCTTCGCTCACCTGGACGCCACTACGGTACTTTCCCGACAGATTGCCGAGCTGGCGATCTATCCCGCTGTGGATCCCCTGGCTTCTACCTCCAAGATTCTGGATCCAAGGATTATCGGAGATGAACACTACATGGTGGCCCGGCGCGTCCAGGAAATTCTCCAGCGATACAAGGATCTTCAGGACATCATTGCGATCCTGGGTATGGAAGAACTGTCAGAGGACGATAAGATCACGGTTGCACGCGCACGGAAGATTCAGCGATTCCTCTCTCAACCCTTCCATGTCGCGGAACAGTTCACGGGTATGGCCGGAAAATACGTCAAACTCGAAGATACGATCAAGGGTTTCAAGGCCATTGTGGAGGGCCAGCACGATGACCTTCCCGAACAGGCCTTCTACATGGTGGGAACCATCGAGGAAGCCGTGGAAAAGGCCAGACGTCTCGCGGATGAGGCTGCCTGA
- the atpG gene encoding ATP synthase F1 subunit gamma yields MANLRDIRRRIRSVRNTQQITRAMKMVAAAKLRRAQDRVHAARPYAAALEEVLGSLVTRIDPAHYPMLREPREMKKVIVIVLSGERGLCGSFNSNTFRAVEHFYANHPEWHSEMILVGKKSRDYFKHHPHPILKSYDGVFGDLKPEHAKAIAEDVVAPFERGEIQGVYIVYNEFVSMSVQRVTERRILPIDPGEFSGGHGVEYLYEPDEVSILNDLLPRYVQFQIWRILSESAASEHAARMTAMEGATRNAEEMIDSLTLVYNRTRQAAITKELIEIVSGSQAG; encoded by the coding sequence TTGGCTAATCTCAGGGATATACGAAGGCGGATCCGATCGGTCCGCAATACCCAGCAGATTACGCGGGCCATGAAGATGGTGGCTGCTGCGAAACTGCGCCGTGCCCAGGACAGGGTACATGCAGCGCGCCCCTATGCGGCCGCCCTGGAGGAAGTCCTGGGAAGCCTGGTTACGCGGATTGATCCTGCACATTATCCCATGCTGCGAGAGCCTCGTGAAATGAAAAAGGTCATTGTGATTGTCCTGTCCGGGGAACGTGGTCTTTGCGGGTCGTTCAACAGCAATACCTTCCGGGCCGTGGAACACTTTTATGCAAACCACCCTGAGTGGCATTCGGAAATGATCCTTGTAGGAAAGAAGAGCCGAGACTATTTTAAGCACCACCCTCACCCTATCCTGAAAAGCTATGACGGAGTATTTGGTGATCTGAAGCCGGAACACGCAAAGGCGATCGCGGAGGATGTTGTAGCTCCCTTTGAAAGGGGAGAGATTCAGGGTGTCTATATTGTGTACAACGAATTTGTCTCCATGTCGGTTCAGCGGGTGACAGAACGAAGGATTCTTCCCATAGATCCGGGAGAATTCTCCGGCGGACACGGTGTTGAATACCTCTACGAACCCGATGAGGTCTCTATCCTGAACGATTTGCTCCCACGTTACGTTCAGTTTCAGATCTGGAGGATTCTGTCGGAATCGGCCGCGTCGGAGCATGCAGCCCGGATGACAGCCATGGAGGGTGCCACCCGTAACGCAGAAGAAATGATTGATTCCCTGACACTTGTGTATAACCGGACACGTCAGGCAGCCATTACAAAAGAATTGATTGAAATTGTCTCGGGATCCCAGGCCGGATGA
- the atpA gene encoding F0F1 ATP synthase subunit alpha encodes MALEAKEITEILERQLEGHKPDVDLEEVGTVMSVGDGIATIYGLEKVMAGELIDFGEDIYGIALNLDEDSVGAVLMGEFQKVAEGQLVKRTRRIVEVPVGKAMLGRVVNPLGQPLDGKGPIKTESFYPVERIAPGVVDRMPVKRPLQTGLKSIDSMIPIGRGQRELIIGDRQTGKTAIAVDAIINQKGKDVVCIYVAIGQKQSTVAQVIKTLEQHGAMDHTIVVTSSASDAATLQYLAPYAGCAMGEYFMYEGKDALCVYDDLTKHAQAYREISLLLRRPPGREAYPGDVFYLHSRLLERAANLDKRLGGGSLTALPIIETQLGDVSAYIPTNVISITDGQIYLESDLFFSGIRPAVNVGLSVSRVGGSAQIKAMRKVAGTLRMDLAQFRELAAFAQFGSDLDVATRRQLARGERLTELLKQPQYVPMDVEMQVASIFAGTRGFIDTVRIEAVNLYERELHAYFKEEKTDLLKALKEKKDIDGDLEVKLKESCKTFSERFAKEHPESVLG; translated from the coding sequence ATGGCTCTTGAGGCAAAAGAGATTACTGAAATCCTGGAACGACAACTGGAGGGTCACAAACCCGATGTTGATCTGGAAGAAGTTGGCACCGTAATGAGCGTAGGGGATGGAATTGCCACCATCTACGGCCTCGAAAAGGTCATGGCGGGAGAGCTGATCGATTTTGGTGAAGATATCTATGGTATCGCACTGAACCTGGATGAGGACAGCGTGGGCGCGGTCCTTATGGGGGAATTCCAGAAAGTTGCCGAGGGTCAACTCGTGAAACGAACTCGACGCATTGTCGAGGTTCCCGTTGGTAAAGCCATGCTCGGTCGTGTCGTCAATCCCCTGGGTCAGCCTCTGGACGGAAAAGGACCGATCAAGACAGAATCATTTTACCCCGTCGAGAGGATTGCTCCGGGTGTTGTCGATCGTATGCCGGTCAAGAGGCCCCTGCAGACGGGTCTGAAATCGATTGATTCCATGATTCCGATTGGTCGTGGACAGCGTGAACTCATCATCGGCGATCGACAGACAGGAAAAACTGCAATTGCAGTGGACGCCATTATCAACCAGAAAGGGAAAGATGTTGTCTGCATCTATGTCGCTATCGGCCAGAAGCAATCCACCGTGGCTCAGGTCATCAAGACTCTTGAACAGCACGGAGCCATGGATCACACCATCGTGGTTACGTCTTCTGCTTCCGACGCGGCTACCCTCCAGTACCTGGCGCCCTATGCCGGATGTGCCATGGGCGAATACTTCATGTATGAGGGGAAAGATGCCCTGTGTGTCTATGACGATTTGACCAAGCACGCCCAGGCCTACCGGGAAATCTCCCTTCTTCTACGGCGTCCCCCCGGCCGTGAAGCCTACCCCGGTGATGTTTTCTATCTTCACAGCCGTCTGCTGGAGAGAGCGGCGAACCTGGACAAACGGCTGGGTGGTGGGTCTCTTACCGCTCTCCCGATTATCGAGACGCAGCTGGGTGACGTATCGGCCTATATTCCCACCAATGTCATTTCGATCACGGATGGTCAGATTTACCTCGAAAGCGATCTCTTCTTTTCCGGAATCCGGCCCGCCGTCAATGTGGGTCTGTCGGTGAGCCGGGTCGGAGGCAGTGCGCAGATTAAAGCCATGCGCAAGGTGGCGGGAACCCTCCGTATGGATCTGGCGCAATTCAGGGAGCTTGCCGCATTTGCCCAATTTGGCTCCGATCTGGACGTCGCAACCCGTCGCCAGTTAGCCCGGGGTGAACGGTTGACCGAATTGCTGAAACAGCCCCAGTACGTGCCCATGGATGTCGAAATGCAGGTGGCTTCCATCTTTGCCGGAACCCGCGGTTTTATCGATACAGTGCGCATTGAAGCCGTTAATCTCTACGAGCGAGAACTCCATGCCTACTTCAAAGAGGAAAAAACCGATCTTTTGAAGGCGTTGAAGGAGAAAAAGGACATCGATGGAGATCTCGAGGTCAAGCTGAAGGAATCCTGTAAAACATTTTCGGAGCGTTTCGCCAAGGAACACCCGGAGTCTGTCCTTGGCTAA
- the atpH gene encoding ATP synthase F1 subunit delta yields the protein MNRATVRIYARSIYNAARNEKVLDDAMRDLEKLNQGLNSRPDYIRNLQNPLIPIRNRAEVVRKLTENSHPLVQRFMDFLMRRYALGILTDILGTLKDFQVEEQGGLVASLTVPHQLSEKEIETIRGRVKTLIGRDPHFKVVIDPSILGGFVIRSESYLIDASMKGYLKKLTGGKLHGS from the coding sequence ATGAACCGGGCTACCGTTCGAATTTATGCCCGGTCGATCTATAACGCGGCCCGGAATGAAAAGGTCCTGGACGACGCCATGCGTGATCTGGAAAAGCTCAACCAGGGCCTGAATTCCAGGCCGGACTATATCCGTAATCTCCAAAATCCACTTATCCCCATCCGGAATCGGGCTGAGGTAGTTCGGAAACTAACGGAAAATTCCCACCCTCTGGTGCAGAGATTTATGGATTTTCTTATGCGCCGATATGCCCTGGGAATTCTCACCGACATTCTCGGTACGCTGAAGGATTTTCAGGTGGAGGAGCAGGGTGGACTCGTCGCTTCATTGACTGTCCCCCACCAGCTATCCGAAAAGGAAATCGAAACGATCCGGGGCCGTGTGAAGACCCTGATCGGCCGGGATCCCCATTTCAAAGTTGTGATCGATCCCTCCATCCTGGGAGGATTTGTCATCAGGTCGGAAAGTTACCTGATTGATGCGAGCATGAAAGGTTACCTGAAAAAACTGACGGGAGGAAAACTCCATGGCTCTTGA
- a CDS encoding ATP synthase F0 subunit B: MRRTAFLIAFLVFSAPLMASEAHGGGDTMLTVVLKALNLVLFFGLLFLLIARPIRQFFESRDEAITDEIQGAKDKIARSENLLTDLEERIKSYEMEEKVIQERFEQEIHRLEQEARETLKKDLETQKKMVDHAIEQQLRVAREDLRSETLALSSKMAEKILTEQIEDKDRKAFAERMLEEISS, from the coding sequence TTGCGTAGGACAGCGTTTCTTATTGCATTCCTCGTCTTCTCGGCACCGTTAATGGCTTCGGAAGCCCATGGGGGTGGGGACACTATGCTTACGGTGGTCTTGAAGGCCCTGAATCTTGTCCTCTTCTTTGGCCTTCTTTTTCTCCTCATCGCCAGGCCGATCCGGCAATTTTTTGAATCCCGGGATGAGGCGATTACCGATGAGATTCAGGGGGCAAAGGATAAGATAGCACGGTCTGAGAATCTGCTCACTGACCTGGAAGAACGGATCAAATCCTACGAGATGGAAGAAAAGGTCATTCAGGAGCGCTTTGAGCAGGAAATCCATAGACTTGAACAGGAAGCTCGTGAAACTCTGAAAAAAGATCTGGAAACGCAGAAGAAGATGGTGGATCATGCCATCGAACAGCAGCTTCGTGTGGCCCGGGAAGACCTGCGCTCCGAAACTCTCGCACTCTCTTCCAAAATGGCGGAAAAGATCCTGACGGAGCAGATTGAGGATAAGGATCGAAAAGCCTTTGCCGAACGAATGCTTGAGGAGATTTCCTCATGA
- a CDS encoding ATP synthase F0 subunit B, producing the protein MKRLYRYLLPVMVIGVCVLAFVLNAKGILPYEMIPGVPFDLSIVPMMVMFWLAYFVLDRNVFQPLYGVMESREKAIAEADARLENAEEKVNKTVEERETQIRTLRESLRVKRDEVRARLSDERAVVLKKAREDADARLEEALGKIESERNKAQKDLEAFARQLAVTLAERILGRKVA; encoded by the coding sequence ATGAAACGATTGTATCGGTACCTCCTTCCCGTGATGGTGATCGGTGTATGCGTTCTCGCTTTTGTGCTGAATGCAAAGGGAATTCTTCCCTATGAGATGATTCCGGGAGTTCCTTTCGATCTTTCCATTGTTCCCATGATGGTGATGTTCTGGCTCGCCTATTTTGTCTTGGATCGGAACGTCTTTCAGCCGCTATATGGAGTGATGGAAAGTCGAGAAAAGGCCATAGCCGAGGCTGACGCCCGGTTGGAGAATGCAGAGGAAAAAGTTAACAAAACCGTTGAAGAGCGAGAAACGCAAATCCGGACTCTACGTGAATCTCTTCGAGTTAAACGGGATGAGGTGCGTGCCCGGCTGTCCGACGAGAGGGCTGTGGTATTGAAAAAGGCCCGGGAAGACGCAGATGCCCGTCTTGAAGAAGCCCTGGGAAAGATCGAATCGGAGAGAAATAAGGCCCAGAAGGATCTTGAAGCGTTTGCCAGGCAGCTGGCTGTCACTCTTGCCGAGCGGATCCTGGGGAGGAAAGTTGCGTAG
- a CDS encoding TIGR00725 family protein → MNVSSASLIIGIMGGHVCSEGEARQAYRVGQMLAEKGIILLCGGRGGVMESAARGAAESGGMVLGILPGRNPSESPPNPYVSIPIFTGLGDARNVLNVLSSDGIIAIGGGWGTLSEIALARKNGKPVVLLHSWKLAHPLFPIEDVLEAENPEDAVHRILTLANLNHGVENG, encoded by the coding sequence GTGAACGTATCCTCTGCATCCCTCATTATCGGGATCATGGGTGGACACGTATGCTCCGAGGGGGAGGCCCGGCAGGCCTATCGTGTCGGGCAAATGTTGGCGGAAAAGGGGATTATCCTCCTCTGCGGAGGACGGGGCGGTGTGATGGAATCGGCTGCCCGGGGAGCCGCGGAATCGGGAGGAATGGTCCTGGGAATTCTTCCAGGACGAAACCCATCTGAATCACCCCCCAATCCCTACGTTTCGATTCCCATCTTTACGGGTCTGGGTGATGCCAGAAATGTGCTGAATGTTCTGAGTTCCGATGGCATCATTGCCATCGGGGGCGGCTGGGGAACCCTCTCGGAGATCGCTCTCGCCAGAAAGAATGGGAAACCCGTCGTTCTCCTGCATTCCTGGAAGCTTGCCCATCCCCTCTTCCCGATTGAGGATGTTCTGGAAGCCGAGAATCCCGAGGATGCGGTACACCGAATACTGACGCTGGCGAATCTGAACCATGGAGTCGAGAATGGATAG
- a CDS encoding Vms1/Ankzf1 family peptidyl-tRNA hydrolase yields the protein MSLQDKIKQLSEARSKDVPIISLYLHYSHREAKELDRVRIFLKNMQKEIDRRGLEKSLSRDIKEIQDYLENHVRPTTHGIAIFTCSAIGLKADVQTWVPVRDQWSLGSTPNLRQLARIVDDYESTLLVAVSSDKGRIIRITPEATAEETIISEDFPGRTDGGGWAQARYQRHTEEHMLRHLKNVAESVVKIWDAQSFASVVLSGQDHILSQFTKTLPRRVTDRIAGTLTLDIGERVEEMIHSAVHIIRKSEEAKAHEELIKLRSSGSLLEGWDQIVPAVNQSRISTLFLQAGDSKPGWLCPACDVLGEKVPLGCPICGGDVTTSDLVDATVNKVEKDGGRVEVCMSLDGTDVAARLRF from the coding sequence ATGTCATTGCAAGATAAAATAAAACAGCTCAGCGAAGCTCGCAGTAAGGATGTTCCCATTATCTCTCTGTACCTTCACTATTCCCATCGCGAAGCCAAGGAATTGGACCGCGTAAGAATTTTTCTAAAAAACATGCAGAAGGAAATTGATCGGAGAGGTCTTGAGAAATCCCTCAGCAGAGATATCAAGGAAATCCAGGATTATCTGGAGAACCATGTTCGACCCACGACTCATGGGATCGCGATTTTTACCTGCTCTGCTATTGGACTCAAAGCGGATGTTCAGACTTGGGTTCCCGTGCGGGACCAGTGGTCTCTGGGAAGCACGCCCAACCTCCGTCAGCTGGCCAGGATCGTGGACGATTATGAAAGTACACTGCTGGTCGCGGTCAGTTCTGACAAAGGTCGAATCATTCGAATTACTCCCGAAGCCACAGCGGAAGAAACGATCATTTCGGAGGATTTCCCGGGACGTACCGATGGGGGAGGGTGGGCCCAGGCTCGATACCAGAGGCATACCGAAGAACATATGCTGAGACATCTCAAAAATGTAGCCGAATCCGTGGTGAAAATCTGGGATGCTCAATCCTTTGCCAGCGTGGTCCTGTCAGGACAGGATCACATCCTCTCTCAATTCACAAAGACGCTCCCGCGACGGGTCACCGATCGAATTGCAGGTACGCTCACCCTGGATATCGGGGAGCGAGTGGAGGAGATGATCCACTCGGCCGTGCATATCATCCGCAAATCCGAAGAGGCAAAAGCGCATGAGGAGCTCATCAAGCTTCGTTCGTCCGGGTCTCTTCTGGAAGGATGGGATCAGATTGTGCCTGCCGTGAACCAATCCAGAATCTCCACTCTGTTTTTGCAGGCTGGAGATTCCAAGCCGGGATGGCTCTGCCCCGCCTGTGATGTGCTTGGCGAAAAAGTACCTCTTGGCTGTCCCATATGCGGCGGGGACGTCACGACCTCGGATCTTGTGGATGCCACGGTAAACAAAGTCGAAAAAGACGGGGGACGGGTGGAAGTCTGTATGTCCCTTGACGGCACTGACGTCGCCGCTCGTCTGCGTTTCTGA
- a CDS encoding tetratricopeptide repeat protein: protein MRHVKSVAFFIFVLTSFLFAGYEDGMVMFQRGDYEQAIVFFQEVVDQAPDQYQGHQMLGLCYLKLKQNDKALQSLKKAFSLNPSDANLALTLSNLYFAKKDFKAVADTLKGVKASSIQNSKVRFNVHYQRGLAYYQTGNHPAAAADFDEAIKIDKDKNALYYGGLAHYQNGDYTKASANLKTAIEAGVESDRAGYWYVQSLNQEARRKSGEAKVDAYKKAALEARKVAQSDPTYDTILLAGETMLGAKMLEDALQQFGKAKSVNPKDGYSYFYAGKALSLLGRYEESQKELTKAIELLPKAKQKNAFEQMAYNHHKLQQFDDAIKIYEQIGDAKMVQFEKDAKNKFQNNIKADKEMEEYERKMAEVDSEEAVP, encoded by the coding sequence ATGAGGCATGTGAAGTCAGTTGCCTTCTTCATCTTCGTATTGACTTCCTTTCTGTTCGCCGGATACGAGGATGGGATGGTGATGTTCCAACGCGGCGACTACGAACAGGCCATTGTCTTTTTCCAGGAAGTAGTGGATCAGGCTCCCGATCAGTACCAGGGACACCAGATGCTGGGTCTCTGCTATCTGAAGCTAAAGCAGAATGATAAAGCGCTGCAAAGTCTGAAAAAGGCCTTCTCTCTCAATCCTTCGGATGCCAACCTTGCACTGACCTTAAGCAACCTCTATTTTGCAAAGAAAGATTTTAAAGCGGTTGCGGACACCCTCAAAGGTGTCAAGGCTTCTTCCATACAAAACAGTAAGGTCCGTTTCAATGTCCATTACCAGCGGGGTCTCGCCTACTATCAAACGGGAAACCACCCCGCTGCAGCAGCCGACTTTGATGAGGCGATTAAGATCGATAAGGACAAGAACGCTCTCTATTACGGAGGACTGGCTCATTACCAGAATGGAGATTATACGAAGGCGTCAGCCAATCTGAAAACTGCCATTGAAGCCGGCGTGGAAAGTGACCGGGCAGGATACTGGTATGTTCAGTCTCTGAACCAGGAAGCTCGGAGAAAGAGCGGGGAGGCCAAGGTGGACGCGTATAAGAAAGCTGCTCTGGAAGCCAGGAAAGTTGCACAGTCCGACCCCACCTATGACACGATCCTGCTAGCGGGTGAGACCATGCTTGGAGCCAAGATGCTTGAAGATGCGCTTCAGCAATTCGGCAAGGCGAAATCGGTTAATCCTAAGGACGGGTACTCGTATTTCTACGCGGGAAAGGCCCTGAGTCTCCTGGGCAGGTATGAAGAATCACAGAAAGAACTCACAAAAGCGATTGAACTTCTTCCCAAGGCCAAGCAGAAAAATGCCTTTGAGCAAATGGCCTATAACCACCACAAGCTGCAGCAGTTTGACGATGCCATTAAAATCTACGAACAGATTGGCGATGCCAAGATGGTTCAGTTTGAAAAAGATGCCAAGAATAAATTCCAGAATAACATCAAAGCAGATAAAGAGATGGAGGAATACGAACGTAAGATGGCAGAGGTGGATTCAGAAGAAGCCGTTCCGTAA
- a CDS encoding DUF4388 domain-containing protein — translation MAFQGSLKEIPLPDIIQLVSVSGKTGVFILEKGEERGEIYLREGQIVHAVYLALEGEEAIYALSIWPEGDFHFQPGVEPEKTTIQKSNTNLLMEAARRLDEWRILRKKIPSEDLVPHLIYRPNWQKEVILSPYEWSVVTQMDGVKSIGEVSKVLNWSTFDVAKILYGLITQQLVELKPKEETP, via the coding sequence ATGGCCTTTCAAGGATCTCTAAAAGAGATTCCCTTACCTGACATTATTCAGCTTGTCAGCGTTTCCGGGAAAACAGGAGTATTCATCCTTGAGAAGGGTGAAGAGCGGGGAGAGATCTATCTAAGGGAAGGGCAGATCGTTCATGCGGTCTATCTTGCTCTCGAAGGGGAAGAAGCCATCTATGCCTTGAGTATCTGGCCGGAAGGAGATTTTCACTTTCAGCCGGGTGTCGAGCCGGAAAAAACAACCATTCAGAAGAGTAATACCAACCTGCTGATGGAGGCGGCCCGACGTCTGGATGAATGGAGGATCCTGAGAAAGAAGATTCCGTCCGAGGATCTGGTGCCTCACCTGATCTACCGTCCAAACTGGCAGAAAGAGGTGATTCTTTCCCCATACGAGTGGTCCGTTGTGACCCAGATGGATGGTGTGAAATCCATCGGAGAAGTGTCGAAGGTTCTGAACTGGAGCACATTTGATGTGGCCAAGATCCTCTACGGACTGATCACACAGCAACTTGTCGAACTCAAACCTAAGGAGGAAACCCCATGA
- a CDS encoding energy transducer TonB yields the protein MTKPTAIKHERAFLETLARESKEDAKHTYIALVIAVIIHVVLFAWHFPEGANQAQISEQQTRIFVMKPPKFKPPEKPKEQQIPKPKTKKVPIPDPTPDEPEPIREPEPEIADEIPPDMDVLFGVPEAPPAIEEKPINVGGDIEAPEKLDAPQPLYPEIARKARIQGIVILQLTVTREGRVEDVKVLRGLPMGCTEAAIDAVQKWKFKPAYRKSTGLPVKVYYTVTVKFSID from the coding sequence ATGACGAAACCAACAGCTATTAAGCACGAACGAGCCTTTCTGGAAACCCTGGCACGCGAATCCAAGGAAGACGCAAAGCACACCTACATCGCTCTTGTCATCGCGGTGATCATACACGTCGTTCTTTTCGCCTGGCACTTTCCTGAAGGTGCGAATCAGGCTCAGATTTCCGAACAGCAGACGCGTATTTTCGTCATGAAGCCACCGAAGTTTAAACCTCCGGAGAAGCCAAAGGAACAGCAGATTCCCAAGCCAAAGACGAAAAAGGTACCGATTCCCGATCCGACCCCGGATGAGCCGGAGCCCATTCGAGAACCCGAGCCCGAAATTGCGGATGAAATTCCCCCGGATATGGACGTACTCTTCGGTGTCCCGGAGGCGCCACCCGCCATCGAGGAAAAGCCAATTAATGTTGGAGGGGATATTGAGGCTCCGGAGAAGCTCGACGCTCCACAGCCTCTCTATCCGGAAATTGCTCGAAAGGCTAGAATCCAGGGAATTGTCATTCTCCAGCTTACCGTAACCCGGGAAGGAAGAGTCGAAGATGTGAAGGTGCTTCGTGGTCTTCCCATGGGCTGCACGGAAGCTGCGATTGACGCGGTACAGAAATGGAAATTCAAACCGGCGTACCGGAAATCCACGGGTCTGCCCGTGAAGGTCTATTACACGGTAACGGTTAAGTTCAGTATCGACTAG
- a CDS encoding biopolymer transporter ExbD, which yields MKIRRRQSNEEIPTSSMADIAFLLIVYFMVTTVFSATRGLDFTLPKDDQPAQQEAEESVEIKVMPDGSLLVDQKPMLVSGILEYLKPKLEANKEKPVILIPLPETPYKYMVAVFDELRQSEAKIGIPVKNISIPTKRELEGISAQFGIDFFGG from the coding sequence ATGAAAATCAGGCGAAGACAATCGAATGAGGAGATCCCGACATCTTCCATGGCGGATATCGCCTTCCTTCTTATTGTGTACTTCATGGTGACCACCGTCTTTTCCGCGACACGGGGTCTCGACTTCACCCTGCCAAAGGATGATCAGCCTGCGCAGCAGGAAGCTGAAGAGTCCGTTGAAATTAAGGTGATGCCCGATGGCTCCCTTCTGGTTGACCAGAAACCGATGCTGGTGAGCGGGATTCTTGAGTATCTCAAGCCCAAGCTTGAGGCCAACAAGGAAAAACCGGTCATCCTCATCCCCTTACCGGAGACACCCTACAAATACATGGTGGCGGTTTTCGATGAACTGCGGCAGTCTGAAGCCAAGATCGGAATCCCCGTAAAGAATATTTCCATTCCCACCAAGCGTGAGCTCGAGGGTATTTCCGCCCAGTTCGGCATCGACTTTTTCGGGGGTTGA
- a CDS encoding biopolymer transporter ExbD, producing the protein MQIRSKFAPTSSIPTASMADIAFLLIVFFILTFNVEVDRAQVILPKSMERNEIPKKSAYVSVDKQGVIRFSNGEDMSQPVSTAEEILSYALAVTSGNPEKPFVIKAEEDTPYKVVDEVIDYLKQAHAKNIFLLTNQEEVEGGSS; encoded by the coding sequence ATGCAAATTCGGTCTAAATTCGCCCCGACTTCCTCGATTCCCACCGCTTCGATGGCGGATATTGCTTTCCTTCTGATTGTATTCTTCATCCTCACCTTTAATGTAGAGGTGGACAGGGCGCAGGTCATCCTTCCCAAATCGATGGAGAGGAATGAAATTCCCAAAAAATCTGCATACGTTTCTGTGGACAAACAGGGAGTTATCCGCTTCTCGAATGGAGAGGATATGTCTCAGCCCGTGAGTACAGCGGAAGAGATCCTTTCCTATGCGCTGGCGGTGACTTCCGGCAATCCTGAAAAGCCCTTCGTGATCAAGGCCGAAGAGGATACGCCTTACAAAGTAGTCGACGAAGTCATTGATTACCTGAAGCAGGCCCACGCAAAGAATATCTTCCTCCTTACAAACCAGGAGGAAGTGGAAGGAGGTTCCTCATGA